A part of Gemmatimonadota bacterium genomic DNA contains:
- a CDS encoding HK97 gp10 family phage protein: protein MARRTEINDAGDLRPAMGRTIKFRKEVEEDVADTMHAMVAHFETEAVKNAPVGATGDLKDSIFGEVRERPGTIVGRVGTPIRHGMPVEYGTGPQGRLGRSRKAPPSSALHEWVRKKIGITDEQEIRSVSYLIARAIGRRGTKPQPFMREAYVSMRKKFRQAVAQTKRIAGRVW, encoded by the coding sequence ATGGCCAGGCGAACAGAAATCAACGACGCAGGCGACCTGCGGCCTGCGATGGGTCGCACCATTAAATTCCGCAAAGAGGTCGAGGAAGACGTCGCCGATACCATGCATGCGATGGTCGCCCATTTCGAGACCGAGGCGGTCAAGAACGCACCCGTTGGTGCTACGGGCGACCTCAAAGACTCGATATTCGGCGAGGTGCGCGAACGACCAGGCACGATTGTAGGCCGTGTGGGCACACCAATACGCCACGGCATGCCCGTCGAATACGGCACCGGCCCGCAGGGACGGTTGGGCAGGAGCCGAAAAGCGCCCCCCTCAAGCGCACTGCACGAGTGGGTGCGAAAGAAGATTGGCATCACAGACGAGCAGGAGATTCGGTCTGTATCGTATCTCATTGCGCGCGCGATCGGGCGCCGCGGCACAAAGCCGCAACCTTTTATGCGCGAGGCGTATGTCTCTATGCGAAAAAAATTCAGGCAGGCTGTCGCACAGACAAAACGGATCGCAGGGAGGGTCTGGTAG